One Methanobacterium sp. genomic region harbors:
- a CDS encoding DUF2267 domain-containing protein, which yields MVKAAFSSIEKSTQKTKEWLHEMQDDLGWEDENMVYIAFRSVIQTLRDRLPLEEAIELGDELPMVMKGIYYEGYSTRHKPDKIKNREEFFQKVQEKTPKRPIQTEEATRAVFHLLENRLGGAGEIKQVRSNLPKDIQNLWKSSTSKK from the coding sequence ATGGTTAAGGCTGCATTTTCATCAATAGAAAAGTCTACACAAAAAACAAAGGAATGGCTGCATGAAATGCAAGATGATCTGGGATGGGAAGACGAAAACATGGTTTATATAGCTTTTAGATCTGTTATTCAGACATTAAGAGATCGATTACCTCTTGAAGAAGCTATAGAACTTGGAGATGAGCTTCCAATGGTTATGAAGGGAATTTATTATGAGGGATACAGTACAAGACACAAGCCTGATAAAATAAAAAATAGGGAAGAATTTTTCCAGAAAGTACAGGAAAAAACACCTAAAAGACCAATACAAACTGAAGAAGCTACTAGGGCTGTATTTCACTTATTAGAAAATAGGCTTGGTGGTGCTGGAGAAATAAAACAGGTAAGATCTAATCTTCCCAAAGATATCCAGAATCTATGGAAATCTTCAACTTCAAAAAAATGA
- a CDS encoding tetratricopeptide repeat protein, with protein MTNLENGDIQDIKAFESWVNEGDRLLMQKEYVAALICYDSALELNKNDVKVWDNRGVALSGAGRYSDAIESFEISLDLKPDDFQAWSNMGVSMAALKRFEEAINCFDRALDIKPEDNNTWDNRGTVLFSLTRYEEALDSFNESLKVNPDDAKAWAGKGSVLKFMGNYEEAIKCLEKFIELASGDISSQVEEAWAMIFDLKLLLSQKKDE; from the coding sequence ATGACAAATTTAGAAAATGGAGATATTCAGGATATAAAGGCATTTGAATCATGGGTCAACGAAGGAGATAGACTTTTAATGCAAAAAGAATATGTTGCAGCATTAATATGTTATGATTCAGCATTAGAATTAAATAAAAATGATGTGAAAGTATGGGACAACAGGGGAGTTGCCCTTTCAGGTGCTGGAAGGTATTCTGATGCTATAGAGAGTTTTGAAATATCTCTTGATTTGAAACCTGATGATTTTCAGGCATGGTCCAATATGGGAGTTTCAATGGCAGCCCTTAAAAGATTTGAAGAGGCTATAAACTGTTTTGACAGGGCACTAGATATTAAACCTGAAGATAACAATACATGGGATAATCGGGGAACTGTTCTTTTTAGCCTTACTAGATATGAAGAAGCACTAGACTCGTTTAATGAATCTTTAAAAGTGAATCCAGATGATGCTAAAGCATGGGCAGGTAAAGGATCTGTTCTTAAATTTATGGGTAATTATGAAGAGGCCATAAAATGTCTGGAAAAATTTATAGAACTTGCATCTGGAGATATTTCTTCACAGGTTGAAGAAGCATGGGCCATGATTTTTGATCTTAAACTGCTTTTAAGTCAGAAAAAAGATGAATAA
- a CDS encoding DUF5518 domain-containing protein, protein MIDWKAVIIGFFVSLVLGTLLSFVIPVVGGLISSLVAGILVGYIVNINLTNGAVNSAIMGLLGGLIESIIIIILGAAFAGIIGLLVAALGVIVVLVLTIIHVIIAVIGGVIGSAIRGNAY, encoded by the coding sequence ATGATTGATTGGAAAGCCGTTATTATCGGATTTTTTGTGTCTCTCGTCCTTGGAACGCTGCTCAGCTTTGTTATTCCTGTTGTGGGCGGGCTGATTTCATCACTTGTTGCAGGTATACTTGTTGGTTATATTGTTAACATTAATTTAACTAACGGTGCTGTAAATAGTGCTATTATGGGCCTTTTAGGTGGATTAATAGAATCAATAATCATCATTATATTAGGTGCGGCCTTTGCAGGGATCATTGGACTGCTTGTTGCAGCTCTTGGTGTTATCGTAGTTTTAGTGCTTACCATAATTCATGTGATAATCGCTGTAATTGGCGGTGTAATAGGGTCTGCAATTAGGGGAAATGCATATTAA
- a CDS encoding hemerythrin domain-containing protein → MTEKLFQMLKKDHDNIKNLLKEASEKEDSSKFREIKHQLNIHMEGEEEFFYPRLKRIDEYEVNQSFKEHEKARKMIKDMEEIHWKDKEWMNKLKELQKTVEAHFEKEKNMIFPESEKISTLQREEIAQHIEKEKMRKKLKSIPHEKLVPLPDNIDIPQTIPASQVKVPSMYINGDVEYEDAEGNKVNKENATHLRLTGIDRRSDIVVGPVKPKGMIKLTLYFNNKNSPETKEKSTSSKSKIFNEEYKPITK, encoded by the coding sequence ATGACTGAAAAATTATTTCAGATGTTGAAAAAGGATCATGATAACATTAAAAATCTTCTAAAAGAAGCTTCCGAGAAAGAAGATAGTTCTAAATTTAGAGAAATTAAACATCAGCTGAATATACACATGGAAGGAGAAGAAGAATTCTTTTATCCAAGATTAAAGCGAATAGATGAATATGAGGTAAATCAGAGTTTTAAAGAACATGAAAAAGCCAGAAAAATGATTAAAGATATGGAAGAAATCCACTGGAAAGATAAAGAATGGATGAACAAACTAAAAGAGTTACAAAAAACAGTAGAAGCTCATTTTGAAAAAGAAAAAAACATGATATTTCCAGAAAGTGAAAAAATCAGTACTCTTCAAAGAGAAGAAATAGCTCAACATATAGAGAAAGAAAAGATGCGTAAAAAGTTAAAGAGCATTCCGCATGAAAAGTTAGTACCTTTACCTGATAATATTGATATTCCACAAACCATTCCTGCGTCTCAAGTTAAAGTACCTTCAATGTATATAAATGGAGACGTTGAATATGAAGATGCTGAAGGAAATAAAGTTAATAAAGAAAATGCCACTCATTTAAGACTTACAGGTATTGATAGAAGATCTGATATTGTCGTAGGGCCTGTTAAACCTAAAGGGATGATTAAGTTGACTTTATATTTTAACAATAAAAATTCACCTGAAACCAAAGAGAAATCAACAAGCAGCAAAAGTAAGATATTTAATGAGGAATACAAACCTATAACTAAATAA
- a CDS encoding PepSY domain-containing protein — MNNKGIVIAIVALIVISIAGIYIAAQNTGPIDNTSNVSSNPPQNESPQNNTTMVNNETNSTNSTTNSTNNTNTTVSAQQAKKIAQAYILESGAYTGTPTLNTWSDGRLVWNVPIINSGGEKEGVSISIDAQTGARLG, encoded by the coding sequence GTGAATAACAAGGGAATTGTGATTGCAATTGTAGCTTTAATTGTAATATCTATTGCGGGAATATATATAGCCGCACAAAATACAGGTCCAATCGATAATACATCAAATGTGTCCAGTAACCCTCCACAAAATGAATCACCGCAGAATAACACCACGATGGTGAATAATGAAACTAATTCTACAAATTCTACAACCAACAGCACTAACAATACAAATACTACCGTGTCAGCTCAACAGGCAAAAAAAATTGCTCAAGCATATATTTTAGAATCTGGCGCATATACTGGTACCCCAACGCTTAATACATGGTCCGATGGAAGATTAGTGTGGAATGTACCAATTATTAATTCGGGTGGCGAAAAAGAAGGAGTTAGTATTTCTATAGATGCTCAAACTGGTGCAAGACTGGGATAA
- a CDS encoding DUF3892 domain-containing protein, whose amino-acid sequence MEKWADYCISAVKFNGEGNCIDQARVHKDKGNAMGDAEIWSRDEVVSALESNYTFITILNGNQGIWDEGQKVNIIQVNGNKYLRTDEDHDPSDNLNNLPAVSFL is encoded by the coding sequence ATGGAAAAATGGGCAGATTATTGTATATCCGCCGTTAAATTCAACGGTGAAGGAAATTGTATAGATCAGGCAAGAGTTCATAAAGATAAAGGAAATGCAATGGGAGATGCTGAAATATGGTCTCGAGATGAAGTAGTTTCAGCTTTAGAAAGTAATTATACGTTCATAACGATTCTTAATGGTAATCAGGGTATTTGGGACGAAGGTCAGAAAGTTAATATTATCCAGGTTAATGGAAATAAATACCTCAGAACAGATGAAGACCACGACCCTTCAGATAATCTAAATAATCTTCCTGCTGTTTCATTTTTATAA
- a CDS encoding DedA family protein has product MIDLATYFGNLAVNLIGTLGYLGVAIGTAFFPSEIIMPLAGVAVSHGKMTLWGIIAAAIIGDVSGALIIYFIAYIGGRPLMEKYGRYILIDHDKLEHADAWFEKYGPEAVLISKLLPIMGRVISVPAGIAKMSLKKFIIYTFIGTVPFAVTLGYLGVQLGIKWPVIKEYLDTWDIAIVAVVFVGILSYLIYKRRVNTK; this is encoded by the coding sequence ATGATAGATCTTGCTACCTATTTTGGTAATTTAGCAGTTAACCTTATTGGAACCCTTGGTTATCTTGGTGTTGCAATTGGAACTGCATTTTTTCCAAGTGAAATAATAATGCCTTTAGCAGGAGTTGCCGTTTCACATGGAAAAATGACGCTCTGGGGAATAATAGCTGCAGCAATCATAGGAGATGTTTCAGGTGCTTTAATCATCTATTTTATAGCATATATAGGTGGAAGGCCTTTAATGGAAAAATACGGCAGGTACATACTTATTGACCATGATAAACTTGAACATGCAGACGCATGGTTTGAAAAATACGGGCCTGAAGCAGTACTGATAAGCAAACTTTTACCCATAATGGGAAGAGTTATATCTGTGCCAGCTGGAATTGCCAAAATGAGCCTTAAAAAATTCATTATTTACACTTTTATAGGTACAGTACCATTTGCAGTTACTTTAGGATATTTGGGAGTGCAGTTAGGTATTAAATGGCCTGTTATAAAAGAATATCTTGATACGTGGGATATAGCAATAGTTGCAGTTGTTTTTGTAGGTATTTTAAGTTATTTAATATATAAAAGGCGCGTTAATACAAAATAA
- the pyrI gene encoding aspartate carbamoyltransferase regulatory subunit: MKTPKELKVKPIKNGTVIDHITSNRALSVLKILELPNEKTTVTVAMNVLSSEMGSKDIVKIEGRELAPKEVDKIALIAPSATINIIRDYEIVEKSKVHLLDKVKDILKCPNPNCITNTDEPVQIKFFVTGKKPVVLRCYYCERIMEEDEIEAQF; this comes from the coding sequence ATGAAAACGCCAAAAGAACTTAAGGTTAAGCCAATAAAGAATGGTACAGTTATAGACCATATAACCTCAAATAGAGCTTTAAGTGTTCTTAAAATACTTGAATTACCAAATGAAAAAACTACAGTAACCGTTGCTATGAATGTTTTATCATCAGAAATGGGCAGTAAAGATATAGTTAAAATAGAAGGACGAGAACTGGCCCCTAAAGAAGTTGATAAAATAGCATTAATAGCACCTTCTGCTACAATCAATATAATCCGAGACTATGAAATTGTAGAAAAAAGTAAAGTGCATCTTTTAGATAAGGTGAAAGATATATTAAAATGCCCTAATCCAAACTGTATAACAAATACAGATGAGCCGGTGCAAATAAAATTCTTTGTGACAGGCAAAAAACCAGTGGTTTTAAGATGCTATTACTGTGAACGGATCATGGAAGAAGACGAAATTGAAGCTCAATTTTAA
- a CDS encoding TIGR03885 family FMN-dependent LLM class oxidoreductase: MKIGFHSSHEQFKPSELLNLVKLAEKAGFNTAMCSDHFHPWGKNQGECGFAWTWLGAALNATSMPFGVVTSPGQRYHPAILAQAAATLGEMFPDRFWIAVGSGQLLNEGITGERWPAKTERNERLKESAAIMKALWSGGTVTYRGYINIEDATLYTRPKKSPLLIGSAISVETAEWMGGWADGLITTSKPKEELQNIIKAFHRGGGKGNPIYLKAQLSYDETEEKALNGAWEQWKTNAFKNRVQTELKIPEQFDDASELVKPDDIHAKVYISADIEDHIKKLEEYAELGFEHIYIHNVNRSQKKFIEDFGQHVIPALQIR; the protein is encoded by the coding sequence ATGAAAATTGGTTTTCATTCGTCCCATGAGCAATTTAAACCAAGTGAATTATTAAATCTGGTTAAATTAGCTGAAAAAGCAGGGTTTAACACAGCCATGTGTTCAGATCATTTTCACCCATGGGGCAAAAATCAAGGAGAATGCGGATTTGCATGGACATGGCTTGGTGCAGCGTTAAACGCTACATCAATGCCATTTGGAGTAGTGACTTCTCCAGGGCAAAGATATCATCCTGCTATACTAGCTCAGGCAGCAGCTACACTTGGTGAAATGTTTCCAGACCGGTTCTGGATAGCAGTTGGAAGTGGACAATTACTAAATGAAGGAATTACAGGCGAAAGATGGCCCGCAAAAACTGAAAGAAATGAACGTTTAAAAGAGTCTGCAGCTATTATGAAAGCTCTTTGGTCAGGAGGAACTGTAACATACCGGGGATATATAAATATTGAGGATGCCACTCTTTATACACGGCCTAAAAAGTCTCCTCTTTTAATAGGGTCAGCAATTTCAGTTGAAACTGCAGAATGGATGGGGGGATGGGCAGATGGGTTAATTACAACTTCAAAGCCTAAAGAAGAACTTCAAAATATTATAAAAGCATTTCATAGGGGCGGTGGAAAGGGAAACCCTATATACCTTAAGGCACAGTTATCTTATGATGAAACGGAAGAAAAAGCATTAAACGGTGCATGGGAACAGTGGAAAACCAATGCATTTAAAAATCGTGTTCAAACAGAATTAAAGATACCTGAACAATTTGATGATGCATCTGAACTTGTTAAACCTGATGATATACATGCAAAAGTGTATATTTCAGCAGATATTGAAGATCACATAAAAAAGCTGGAAGAGTATGCTGAGCTTGGATTTGAGCATATTTATATTCATAATGTAAATAGAAGTCAAAAAAAGTTTATTGAAGATTTTGGACAGCATGTGATCCCTGCTTTGCAGATCAGATAG
- a CDS encoding preprotein translocase subunit SecD: MSNITDFLKDYRVIVLIVLLIGSLASISIYGVPQGLDLKGGSLVQIHLEHPVDTTTMGTVTTVLDKRLNVFGVSDIKVRASGDQDVIVEIANVQPDQVAKLIGKPGKFEAKIDNQTVITGSDITSVKTYEIIGNTAYVPFTLSTEGAKKFAAAANGKAGQPVDFYLDDQLISSPEINPDVANGVPQPDVQVQIPANSKSDAENHAKEIYAVLQSGSLPVSVNIAGIQGISADLGDQFRTGALMAGVLALIVVALIVFVRYKRPILVLPIVFTSIAELIIILGVISISHSVELDLAAIAGIIAAIGTGVDDQIIITDEVLKRGKVSKRRRTGLNLKIKGAFFIIYASAATLIAAMIPLFYVGITRGLTGIGLLSNFAITTILGVLIGIFVTRPVYAKFMEKFVVKDA; this comes from the coding sequence ATGAGCAATATTACAGATTTTTTAAAGGATTACCGTGTAATTGTACTGATCGTTCTTTTAATCGGAAGTTTAGCTTCAATTTCAATCTATGGAGTGCCTCAAGGGCTGGATTTAAAGGGCGGTTCTCTAGTTCAAATACATCTGGAACATCCGGTTGATACAACTACTATGGGTACAGTTACGACTGTTTTGGATAAGCGTCTTAACGTTTTTGGAGTGTCAGACATTAAAGTTAGGGCTAGTGGAGATCAGGATGTCATTGTTGAAATTGCTAATGTTCAGCCTGATCAGGTTGCAAAGCTTATTGGAAAGCCCGGTAAATTTGAAGCAAAAATAGACAACCAGACAGTTATTACAGGTTCAGACATAACTAGTGTCAAAACATATGAGATCATAGGAAATACTGCATATGTTCCATTTACTCTGTCAACTGAGGGCGCTAAGAAATTTGCAGCAGCAGCAAATGGCAAAGCTGGTCAACCCGTAGATTTTTACTTGGATGATCAGCTGATTAGTTCGCCAGAAATAAATCCTGATGTTGCTAATGGTGTACCTCAACCTGATGTACAGGTACAGATTCCTGCAAATTCAAAATCAGATGCAGAAAATCATGCAAAAGAAATTTACGCCGTATTGCAGTCTGGTTCATTGCCAGTATCTGTTAATATTGCAGGAATACAGGGAATATCTGCAGATCTGGGAGATCAGTTCAGAACTGGAGCGTTAATGGCAGGTGTACTGGCATTAATTGTAGTTGCCCTTATAGTATTTGTCAGATATAAGAGGCCTATACTGGTACTGCCTATAGTTTTCACCAGCATTGCAGAACTTATCATCATTTTAGGCGTGATATCTATATCACATAGTGTAGAGTTAGATTTAGCTGCCATAGCAGGTATTATTGCGGCGATAGGTACGGGAGTAGACGACCAGATCATTATAACTGATGAGGTCCTTAAGAGGGGTAAAGTTTCAAAAAGAAGAAGGACAGGACTCAATCTCAAAATTAAAGGTGCTTTCTTTATTATATATGCTTCAGCAGCCACTTTAATTGCTGCAATGATCCCGCTATTTTATGTAGGGATAACAAGAGGTTTAACTGGAATTGGACTTCTTTCTAACTTTGCAATCACTACAATCCTTGGGGTTTTAATTGGAATTTTCGTAACAAGACCTGTTTATGCGAAGTTTATGGAGAAATTCGTTGTAAAAGATGCGTAA
- a CDS encoding cell wall-binding repeat-containing protein, with translation MNKAILFFVTIFILLAPASANVFVSEPSNEIITAPAASFTNSQLILSDKNPSQAVLNYLNGKTATVFGDISLSGEKITADSVSISSKYWTTSDVVVLGTGQDVSAALVAIKNNAPLLVVGNTIPDNVNAEIQKLSPKKIIVCASPSSIPDSVLNQYSNIQTERVWNGNDENTLTSIQSGNTKIKAPLSLLPVAMALWKDASFSVDQNVTVNDKVTLWSSNDITTSVVMNSYANNNLPVIYITCDNLISESNDKDMLNKIKDAISGSANVDIDNKSPKPGEAPRAIQNAPGGIAAYIAAVDPGSMVDLIEGIKAGYLKKYAQNLDGIVFVNYGKLDLDNMSYLPRAWDDNYSSVYFAGLYDPSKFLESGGVELIQPNVGTSSQDEEINKIASGLIDAAYSSNANLSSSSYDSNLIGIHEIDPEVVAYGSQSILDGKKPRLGTLKWLYLASQYVSGYPIQNTSLSFSGNISGESTYFGVLTIDEYREAGNDVSDYMGTNKTIPDSVTVDGKKLNKADMRYIFAELTYDHTSKANMTFPKYIFVNKASEPFNIIFKFIKSSFYQIFS, from the coding sequence ATGAATAAAGCTATATTGTTCTTTGTAACTATTTTTATTTTGCTTGCTCCTGCATCAGCAAATGTATTCGTGAGCGAACCCTCAAATGAGATAATAACAGCTCCTGCAGCCTCATTTACGAATAGTCAACTTATTTTAAGTGATAAAAATCCAAGCCAAGCTGTTTTAAATTATTTAAATGGTAAAACTGCCACTGTTTTTGGGGATATCTCATTAAGTGGAGAAAAGATTACTGCAGATTCAGTTAGTATTTCCAGCAAATACTGGACAACAAGCGACGTTGTCGTGCTTGGAACAGGTCAAGATGTATCTGCAGCATTGGTTGCAATAAAAAATAACGCTCCACTTTTAGTAGTCGGTAATACCATTCCAGATAACGTAAATGCTGAAATTCAGAAATTATCACCTAAAAAGATAATCGTTTGTGCTTCCCCTTCTTCAATACCTGATTCTGTACTTAATCAATATTCTAATATCCAAACAGAGAGGGTATGGAATGGTAACGATGAAAATACATTAACCAGCATTCAAAGTGGAAATACAAAAATTAAAGCTCCTTTAAGCCTTTTACCAGTGGCAATGGCCTTGTGGAAAGATGCAAGCTTCAGCGTAGACCAAAACGTTACTGTAAATGATAAAGTGACTTTATGGTCTTCAAATGATATCACAACAAGCGTTGTAATGAACAGCTATGCAAATAACAACCTTCCTGTAATTTACATCACATGCGATAACCTGATATCAGAAAGCAATGATAAGGATATGCTTAACAAAATAAAAGATGCCATATCTGGCTCAGCTAATGTAGATATAGATAATAAATCTCCTAAACCTGGCGAAGCGCCAAGAGCTATCCAAAATGCACCTGGTGGAATTGCAGCTTATATCGCAGCAGTAGATCCTGGATCTATGGTGGACTTAATTGAGGGTATTAAAGCAGGCTATCTTAAAAAATATGCCCAAAATCTGGATGGAATTGTTTTTGTAAACTATGGTAAGCTTGATTTAGATAATATGAGTTATTTGCCTAGAGCGTGGGATGATAATTATTCCAGTGTTTATTTTGCAGGTTTATACGACCCTTCTAAATTTTTAGAGAGCGGAGGAGTGGAATTGATTCAGCCAAATGTTGGCACGTCTTCACAGGATGAAGAGATCAATAAGATAGCTTCGGGATTAATTGACGCGGCATATTCCTCAAATGCGAATTTATCCAGTTCCAGCTATGATTCAAATCTAATTGGAATTCATGAAATAGATCCTGAAGTGGTTGCATACGGCTCTCAAAGTATTTTAGATGGTAAAAAACCTAGATTAGGTACTTTAAAATGGTTATATCTGGCTTCACAATATGTAAGCGGTTATCCTATTCAAAATACATCTCTGAGTTTTTCAGGCAACATATCTGGAGAAAGCACCTATTTTGGAGTTCTTACAATTGATGAATACAGGGAAGCTGGAAATGATGTCTCCGATTATATGGGAACAAATAAAACTATTCCTGATTCAGTAACTGTGGATGGTAAAAAATTAAATAAGGCAGATATGAGATATATATTTGCAGAATTAACTTATGACCATACGAGCAAGGCAAATATGACATTTCCAAAATATATTTTTGTCAATAAGGCCAGTGAACCCTTTAATATTATATTTAAGTTTATAAAGAGTTCATTTTATCAGATATTTAGTTAA
- a CDS encoding winged helix-turn-helix domain-containing protein, whose amino-acid sequence MKKVLWWLFASRGGVNRAKIINKLHTRPYNAHQLADELKLDYTTIRHHLKVLEENNVVTSTGEKYNIMYFLSDKMEENYNVFEEIWESLNNK is encoded by the coding sequence ATGAAAAAAGTGCTTTGGTGGCTTTTTGCAAGTAGGGGTGGTGTTAACCGGGCTAAAATAATTAACAAACTGCATACCCGGCCATATAATGCCCATCAACTTGCAGATGAATTAAAACTTGATTATACAACCATCAGGCATCATCTTAAAGTTCTGGAGGAAAACAACGTTGTTACTTCGACTGGGGAAAAATATAACATAATGTATTTCCTTTCAGATAAAATGGAAGAAAATTATAATGTTTTTGAAGAAATATGGGAGTCATTAAATAATAAATAA
- a CDS encoding succinylglutamate desuccinylase/aspartoacylase family protein, producing the protein MQNKTKIEKALLAPSAYKLQIEVLNKFAAGDITKNRLIMQHIPKTSLTNQLFLAAKKGTPIVTFGRKNKPGIMILAGVHGNEYPAQIAAVKLINRLAVEELNVTVRVIPFAIPFSTERSLRSWKGQDPNRTANLYGTPTNNILAYSKRNRVKYLGDFHSTRPGGYPGKISVLCSEIPCLLSFQMADFIEKETKSTLLSFTKAGSIYPGALEDVFNLAGIPAVTGESMSPHGTVMPGSVDASLEQMYAFLKFHKVLKKVPEVT; encoded by the coding sequence ATGCAAAATAAAACTAAAATAGAAAAGGCATTGCTTGCACCTTCAGCATATAAACTACAAATAGAAGTTTTAAATAAATTTGCAGCAGGGGACATTACAAAAAATAGATTAATAATGCAGCATATCCCTAAAACATCCCTTACCAATCAATTATTTCTTGCTGCAAAAAAAGGTACTCCTATCGTAACCTTCGGAAGAAAAAATAAACCAGGAATTATGATTTTAGCCGGAGTTCATGGCAATGAGTATCCTGCCCAAATAGCTGCTGTTAAGCTTATAAATAGATTAGCTGTAGAAGAATTAAATGTAACAGTCCGCGTGATTCCTTTTGCTATACCCTTTTCAACTGAAAGAAGCCTTAGATCATGGAAAGGCCAAGATCCAAACAGGACTGCAAATTTATATGGAACTCCCACCAACAACATACTGGCATATTCAAAGAGAAATAGAGTTAAATACCTGGGTGATTTTCACTCTACTAGACCTGGGGGATATCCCGGAAAAATAAGTGTACTCTGTTCAGAAATTCCCTGCCTTTTAAGTTTCCAGATGGCTGATTTTATAGAAAAAGAAACCAAATCCACACTGTTATCATTTACAAAGGCAGGATCAATATATCCTGGAGCTCTGGAAGATGTATTTAATTTAGCTGGAATTCCTGCAGTGACAGGAGAATCAATGTCACCCCATGGAACAGTTATGCCTGGAAGTGTCGACGCATCATTAGAACAGATGTACGCATTTTTAAAATTTCATAAAGTACTCAAAAAAGTGCCTGAAGTAACTTAA